The following proteins are encoded in a genomic region of Cryptomeria japonica chromosome 11, Sugi_1.0, whole genome shotgun sequence:
- the LOC131080116 gene encoding probable calcium-binding protein CML10 codes for MGFPWFSNRKNAPIESPRRQSESINIFSSESRPRKSSSPKKMSGRKERQNSSRDCIVRIPCPLPSGEELQNVFTKFDANSDGKISPSELGHVMRSLGHDATQDEVQLMMAEADLDGDGYIDLSEFVALNTRGVDSAASLRDLKDAFNMFDIDGNGSISADELHRVLRRLGETSSLDECHHIIRGVDADGDGQVSFNEFFTMVSNPVAVQAN; via the coding sequence ATGGGATTCCCCTGGTTTTCCAACCGCAAAAATGCGCCGATCGAATCTCCCCGGCGGCAATCAGAgagcattaacattttctcctccGAATCTCGGCCGCGAAAATCTTCGTCGCCGAAGAAAATGTCGGGCCGTAAAGAACGGCAAAATTCGAGCAGGGATTGTATTGTGAGGATTCCTTGTCCGTTGCCGAGCGGCGAAGAGCTTCAGAATGTGTTCACTAAATTTGACGCCAACAGTGACGGCAAAATATCTCCGTCGGAGCTGGGCCACGTCATGCGCTCGCTGGGGCACGATGCGACGCAGGATGAGGTGCAGTTGATGATGGCAGAGGCTGACTTAGACGGAGATGGCTACATTGACTTGTCTGAATTTGTTGCGCTCAATACACGTGGCGTAGACAGCGCTGCGAGCCTGCGGGATCTTAAAGATGCCTTCAACATGTTCGACATCGACGGTAATGGGTCCATCTCTGCCGATGAACTCCACAGAGTTTTAAGGAGGCTGGGAGAGACTTCTAGTTTGGATGAGTGTCATCACATTATTCGAGGCGTGGATGCTGATGGGGATGGCCAGGTCAGCTTCAACGAATTCTTCACAATGGTGTCAAATCCCGTTGCAGTGCAAGCCAATTAA